A single Vulcanisaeta distributa DSM 14429 DNA region contains:
- a CDS encoding transcription factor TFIIE, with amino-acid sequence MVEDLETSLFLEYARRKIAFEYDNEEMGELAVKILKTLSERNEAIPDETLALILGISATEIRRILHVMHRAGLVGLVRESTDQYRYEYKWFINKDFIRKFLIQHINNVVTKLMHRMNTLSRTTLYICPTCFRGYTLDEVYEYDFKCPRDDTELVQVDVPSEITFLANVIKNLRGEEKEQ; translated from the coding sequence ATGGTCGAGGACCTGGAGACATCATTATTCCTTGAGTATGCAAGGAGGAAAATAGCCTTTGAGTACGATAATGAAGAGATGGGTGAACTAGCCGTTAAGATACTTAAGACATTGAGCGAGAGGAATGAGGCAATACCCGATGAAACCCTAGCCCTAATCCTAGGTATAAGTGCCACTGAGATAAGGAGAATACTGCATGTGATGCACAGGGCAGGGCTTGTAGGCCTTGTTCGTGAATCCACGGATCAATATAGGTATGAGTATAAGTGGTTCATTAATAAGGACTTCATTAGGAAGTTCCTCATACAGCATATTAACAATGTTGTGACTAAGCTCATGCATAGGATGAATACGCTGAGCAGGACAACGCTTTATATATGTCCAACGTGCTTCAGGGGATACACACTGGATGAGGTGTATGAGTATGACTTTAAATGCCCTAGAGACGATACTGAGTTGGTTCAGGTGGACGTCCCATCAGAAATAACCTTCCTAGCCAATGTAATTAAGAATTTGCGTGGGGAGGAGAAAGAGCAATAG
- the pfdA gene encoding prefoldin subunit alpha, translating into MSQQPQRIVITREDIERLIEERNSLAALLDVIRQNLALVTQSINELRSAKDMLTLLSKGVVQDTYAGIGGGVFIKASPVQGEKVLVSVGANFVIEMDISYAINYIDERIKEFEDLRSKLDAQSADVAKRITDIDNFLLYISAAIRQQQQSRQ; encoded by the coding sequence ATGTCTCAGCAACCACAGCGAATAGTAATAACGAGGGAGGATATCGAGAGATTAATCGAGGAGAGGAATTCCTTAGCGGCATTGCTTGATGTTATTAGACAGAACCTTGCATTGGTAACGCAGTCAATAAATGAATTAAGGAGCGCCAAGGACATGCTAACATTGCTAAGCAAGGGCGTGGTTCAGGACACATACGCCGGGATTGGTGGGGGCGTCTTCATCAAGGCCTCACCGGTACAGGGCGAGAAGGTCCTGGTAAGTGTTGGTGCTAATTTTGTGATTGAAATGGATATCTCATACGCTATAAACTACATCGATGAGAGAATTAAGGAGTTTGAAGATTTAAGGTCAAAATTAGATGCGCAATCGGCTGACGTGGCAAAAAGGATAACGGATATTGATAACTTCCTCCTCTACATAAGCGCGGCCATTAGGCAGCAACAGCAATCTAGGCAATAA
- a CDS encoding FAD-dependent oxidoreductase — translation MGKRIVIIGGGAAGASAAARARRLDPEAEIVMLDKGLFISHAPCGIPYYIGGVVKEAQELAIYTPEEFAKERRITVKVNAEVFDVDTKNQVVYAREGNETVKYQWDVLIIATGAKPITLPVEGHDLNGILTLRLPHEAPKLREEVEKASTVAVVGGGYIGLEVAEALRNLGKRVLLFEMMPHVLPTTFDEDMAKLIHDELIKNGIELHLNEKVVGFRGVNGHVNKVITEKGEYNVDKVVMGVGVRPDVDLAVKAGAKIGETGAVWVNEYMETSVPNVYAAGDVAETWSLITGKRMYVALAPPANKMGQVAGANAVKGRFLKFPGVLGTAITKVFGLYVARTGLTEKQAREEGFKPVSATIKARTTAHYYPGGVQVNIKMIMDETSGRVLGVQIIGPDRIVAGYIDVAAALIGKGATVDDFFFADLSYSPPTAPVWHPLITAARVLSKGKY, via the coding sequence ATGGGAAAACGCATTGTGATAATTGGCGGCGGCGCCGCTGGTGCATCAGCTGCCGCTAGAGCCAGGAGGTTAGACCCTGAGGCTGAGATAGTGATGCTTGATAAGGGTTTATTCATAAGCCACGCCCCATGTGGAATACCATATTACATAGGTGGTGTTGTTAAGGAGGCTCAAGAGCTAGCAATATACACTCCAGAGGAGTTTGCGAAGGAGAGGAGGATAACTGTTAAGGTTAATGCTGAGGTATTCGATGTCGATACCAAGAACCAAGTCGTGTATGCAAGGGAGGGTAATGAAACCGTTAAGTATCAGTGGGACGTACTCATAATAGCCACCGGGGCAAAACCAATAACACTTCCTGTCGAAGGTCATGACCTAAATGGCATATTAACACTTAGGCTTCCGCATGAGGCGCCAAAATTAAGGGAGGAAGTCGAGAAGGCGAGCACCGTCGCTGTGGTTGGTGGCGGCTACATAGGCCTTGAGGTAGCCGAGGCGCTTAGGAATCTTGGTAAGAGGGTGCTCCTATTCGAAATGATGCCGCACGTGCTACCAACAACGTTTGATGAGGATATGGCTAAGTTAATACATGATGAACTCATTAAGAATGGAATTGAACTTCACCTTAATGAGAAGGTCGTAGGCTTCAGGGGCGTTAATGGCCACGTGAATAAGGTAATTACCGAGAAGGGTGAGTACAACGTAGATAAGGTGGTGATGGGCGTTGGCGTCAGACCAGACGTTGATCTCGCAGTCAAGGCCGGCGCGAAAATAGGCGAGACGGGGGCTGTTTGGGTTAATGAGTACATGGAGACCTCAGTACCAAATGTCTATGCTGCAGGTGACGTCGCTGAGACCTGGAGCTTAATTACTGGGAAGAGGATGTACGTAGCCCTGGCACCACCAGCCAATAAAATGGGGCAGGTAGCTGGCGCCAATGCAGTTAAGGGTAGATTCCTAAAATTCCCTGGTGTGTTGGGTACGGCAATAACGAAGGTATTTGGTCTTTACGTAGCTAGGACTGGCCTTACGGAAAAGCAGGCGAGGGAGGAGGGTTTCAAGCCCGTGTCTGCCACGATTAAGGCTAGGACCACGGCGCATTACTACCCAGGCGGTGTTCAGGTTAATATAAAGATGATCATGGATGAAACAAGCGGCAGGGTACTAGGCGTTCAGATAATTGGGCCTGACAGGATAGTCGCGGGCTACATAGACGTTGCCGCAGCATTAATAGGCAAGGGGGCAACGGTTGATGACTTCTTCTTCGCAGATCTTTCGTACTCCCCACCCACCGCACCGGTCTGGCACCCATTAATCACGGCAGCCAGGGTGTTGTCCAAGGGCAAGTACTAA
- the ftsY gene encoding signal recognition particle-docking protein FtsY — MFDKLKNAFKSLTNTIVNSITTTELSEDKLNEIRDELFMQLVESDVAVDVADAISNAIVNYLRGLKVPRFGDKESVIKNGIIDIMSKLFSDIPDVDFMSEVIRLLQMKKPVVLLFLGPNGYGKTTTIAKITHQLMKRGYTAVWAAADTYRAGAIEQLEGHATKLGVRVIKHGYGSDPAAVAYDAINHAKVRGIDYVMIDTAGRMHTDINLMNELSKIQRVSRPDLSIFIADALLGNEALDIAKYYSKYVKIDGLIVTKVDAYPKGGAILTFLYELKKPIYFLGVGQGYDDLRPFSKAEFFRQLIL, encoded by the coding sequence ATGTTCGATAAATTAAAGAACGCCTTTAAATCATTAACAAACACAATAGTTAATTCAATAACAACTACCGAGTTAAGTGAGGATAAGCTTAATGAAATACGTGATGAATTATTTATGCAACTCGTTGAATCTGATGTGGCAGTTGATGTTGCTGACGCAATAAGCAATGCGATAGTCAATTACTTAAGGGGCCTTAAAGTACCTAGGTTTGGCGATAAGGAGTCTGTCATTAAGAATGGGATTATAGACATAATGAGTAAACTATTCAGTGATATACCCGATGTTGACTTCATGAGTGAGGTCATAAGGCTTCTTCAAATGAAGAAGCCCGTGGTTCTCCTATTCCTGGGCCCAAATGGTTATGGTAAGACCACGACAATAGCTAAGATAACTCATCAGTTAATGAAGAGGGGTTATACCGCAGTGTGGGCAGCTGCGGACACCTACAGGGCTGGGGCCATCGAGCAACTGGAGGGTCATGCCACTAAACTCGGTGTTAGGGTTATAAAGCATGGCTATGGCTCAGACCCAGCCGCGGTGGCTTATGACGCAATAAACCATGCTAAGGTTAGGGGCATTGATTATGTAATGATCGACACGGCCGGTAGGATGCACACGGACATTAACTTAATGAATGAGTTGAGTAAAATACAGAGGGTTAGTAGGCCTGACCTATCGATATTCATTGCCGACGCACTACTCGGCAATGAGGCGCTGGACATTGCAAAGTACTATAGTAAGTACGTGAAGATTGATGGATTGATAGTTACCAAGGTTGATGCGTACCCAAAAGGTGGTGCCATACTGACCTTCCTATATGAGCTTAAGAAGCCCATCTACTTCCTCGGCGTTGGGCAGGGGTATGATGATTTAAGGCCATTTAGTAAGGCGGAGTTCTTTAGGCAGTTAATCCTATGA
- the hflX gene encoding GTPase HflX: MGNNRAKALLLVADDVGENRIREFQLLSEAGGYEVLDTIIQRRRPDTRYYLGIGKLGEVESLVRSLGPDVVITYHQLNPIQYVNLERRLKVRVMDRILLILEIFERRAGSKEAKLQIELTRLRLEIPRVREFIRLAKMGEQIGFYGGGEYAIEAYYRYMMRRVAHIRRELSAIKKRREMLVIKRRDYGLPQVALTGYTSAGKTTLFNRLARESKYVDGKPFATLDTYSRLVNFNGLNAILTDTIGFIDDLPPLLIESFYATIAEVLNADLVLFMMDISDDYREFSRKFMSSLKIFNDLGISRTKILPVLNKVDLMDGIDINDKIGLVESEFGNYVLISAKTGVGIDDLRDAVRSRLEPLVVNKRYGNSKNFNPIG; encoded by the coding sequence GTGGGTAATAATAGGGCCAAGGCTTTATTGCTTGTTGCTGATGACGTTGGGGAGAATAGGATTAGGGAATTTCAGTTACTAAGTGAGGCTGGTGGTTATGAGGTTCTCGACACGATTATACAGAGGAGGAGGCCCGACACGCGTTATTACCTAGGTATTGGTAAGTTGGGTGAGGTTGAGTCGCTTGTTAGGTCCCTCGGGCCTGACGTGGTGATTACGTATCACCAGTTGAACCCGATACAGTACGTTAATCTTGAACGTAGGTTAAAGGTTAGGGTTATGGACAGGATACTGTTGATTCTCGAGATATTTGAGAGGAGGGCTGGTAGTAAGGAGGCTAAGCTTCAGATTGAGTTGACTAGACTTAGGCTTGAGATTCCGAGGGTTAGGGAGTTCATTAGGCTTGCAAAGATGGGTGAGCAGATAGGCTTCTATGGTGGTGGTGAGTACGCAATTGAGGCTTACTATAGGTATATGATGAGGAGGGTAGCCCATATCAGGAGGGAGTTAAGTGCGATTAAGAAGAGGAGGGAGATGCTCGTAATCAAGAGGAGGGACTATGGGCTACCGCAGGTCGCGCTCACTGGCTATACATCGGCTGGCAAGACCACGCTATTCAATAGGTTAGCCAGGGAGAGTAAGTACGTTGATGGTAAGCCCTTCGCAACGCTGGACACGTACTCAAGGCTCGTTAACTTCAATGGGTTAAACGCAATATTGACCGACACCATAGGTTTCATAGATGACCTACCGCCACTTCTCATTGAGTCCTTCTACGCAACCATTGCTGAGGTTCTCAATGCAGACCTTGTTCTCTTCATGATGGACATAAGCGATGATTATAGGGAATTCTCGAGGAAGTTCATGAGCTCATTGAAAATATTTAATGATTTAGGTATATCTAGAACTAAGATCCTACCTGTCCTTAACAAGGTTGATTTGATGGATGGTATCGACATTAATGATAAGATAGGCCTTGTGGAAAGCGAGTTTGGTAATTACGTATTGATATCCGCAAAGACTGGGGTGGGCATTGATGATTTAAGGGATGCTGTTAGGAGTAGGTTGGAGCCGTTAGTGGTTAATAAGAGGTATGGTAATAGTAAGAATTTTAACCCAATAGGCTAG
- the rpl18a gene encoding 50S ribosomal protein L18Ae yields MSVRIYRVTGRMRIGMQWQRFSLELLATKPSEAVEKAYSELGSRHKLKRSMIRIEEVREISKDEVKRTEILQLLSMESLVKW; encoded by the coding sequence GTGTCGGTTAGAATTTACAGAGTCACTGGGCGTATGAGGATTGGGATGCAGTGGCAGAGGTTTTCCCTGGAGCTATTGGCCACAAAGCCCAGCGAGGCCGTGGAGAAGGCTTATAGCGAGTTAGGCAGTAGGCATAAGTTGAAGAGGAGTATGATTAGGATTGAGGAGGTTAGGGAGATAAGTAAGGATGAGGTTAAGCGTACTGAGATATTGCAGTTACTATCCATGGAATCACTTGTTAAGTGGTGA
- a CDS encoding multiprotein bridging factor aMBF1, whose protein sequence is MVLTCDVCGALIEGEPVIVEIDGAVLTLCQRCARKYTNVKGVKVIRGPSQVQATQQPVSVIKYESRRGVTYRVSKPRVNVDKYEVVENYAELIREARESLGMSRDVLAKVIGVKESILRRIEDGQLIPDVELARKLEKALGISLLREAEDVGYETQKPVSKSLTLGDVVTLRERSRNK, encoded by the coding sequence ATGGTCTTGACATGCGACGTCTGTGGTGCACTAATTGAGGGCGAGCCAGTCATTGTGGAAATTGACGGTGCCGTACTGACACTATGCCAGAGGTGTGCCCGTAAGTACACTAATGTTAAGGGCGTTAAGGTGATTAGGGGCCCTTCACAGGTTCAGGCGACGCAGCAGCCGGTGTCCGTAATTAAGTATGAATCTAGAAGGGGTGTTACGTATAGGGTTAGTAAGCCTAGGGTTAATGTTGATAAGTACGAGGTTGTTGAGAATTACGCTGAATTAATTAGGGAAGCTAGGGAGAGTCTTGGCATGAGTAGGGATGTTTTAGCTAAGGTGATTGGCGTTAAGGAGAGCATACTGAGGAGGATCGAGGATGGCCAGTTAATACCCGACGTTGAGCTCGCCAGGAAGCTCGAGAAGGCACTTGGTATTAGTTTATTAAGGGAGGCTGAGGACGTAGGCTACGAGACCCAGAAGCCCGTTAGTAAGTCATTAACGTTAGGTGATGTGGTGACTCTCCGCGAGAGAAGCAGGAATAAGTGA